The proteins below come from a single Pieris brassicae chromosome 1, ilPieBrab1.1, whole genome shotgun sequence genomic window:
- the LOC123707988 gene encoding coronin-7 isoform X1 — translation MAWRFKASKYKNAAPIVPKPEACVRDVCVGSYQTYGNNICASASFMAFNWEHVGSSMAVLPLDDCGRKSKTMPLLHAHSDTITDMDFSPFHDGILLTGSQDSLVKVWHIPPEGLKESISTPECSLSQKQRRVENVGFHPVADGLIHVASGHELALWDLTKQKEAFVNRDHTEVIQSTSWKKDGKLVATSCKDKKVRILDPRVESPVLSVANSHQNIKDSRLVWLGDSDRVLTTGFDSARLRQIMIRDVRNLTQAQKTLELDCSTGVLMPLFDPDTNMLFLAGKGDTTILYMELTDKEPYLIEGLRHSGEQTKGACLVPKRALRVMEGEVNRIMQLTGSCVVPIMYQVPRKSYREYHADLYPDTGGAATFLSAPMWLDGLDHSVPTISLHPEANNLTQVHRGDLEELVRKILAMPIQKKSDKKIVTQTHADAKPPEPPIATPDKEDDRIDFVNVKDMIKGMEKQKTEPKEHSKENGFLKKMGNGHEEKEDSKRESLDKTDSESSETLSRSESSMNGIQAPKPLPRSSISEAGSAADDSEAPKPKPRTTAAPVSGYKPRLGPKPFSASTGIEEFSFDRVFSVPAVPGVNKSDSSTSPGSAPTSSSPATATPVSREGDREKSLSPAGDAEVAPKEEYTNGKSDVSVEEDVDGSDGGPGPKTPTTADRRRLFETTDGVKSIADRRRAYEVRSLSSAPDAEAPLSPAPLRRRDSLKSRKSPDREEKRSSVPNVATKRTSTVFGKVSKFRHLKGTPGHKSTHVENIKNVSRQISGECDGFCANAVRCAVPVSAGAGGGRVAVVELPTGATPFAVAPPSHPAGLHPPALLHPAALQDFAFDPFRPERLLVACDDGAIREWIVPDGGLTASTSEPERTFAAHADKIYAIRFHPTASDLLATAAHDHSVKIWDLAADPPTAAITLAGHADQIFALDWSLYGEYLATVCRDGYVRIYEPRASSEPLRKGRSAAGGRGARLVWALRDTHLVVTGFDKVSERQILLYQAADLSAPVCTVGLDVSPAILLTHIDHDSGTLFLTGRVRLPLATLDLPPDVPLIFPTRSQGDSTIYCYEVTPEPPFLCALSHHRSASLHQGICFLPKNALAVEKVEFARALRLTNGNVEPLSFTVPRIKSELFQDDLFPPTLVTWRSWQTGRRWLERRPATPEVASLQPPGMEPLSARTVPAAAPKGRPKPDLVEAHVPLDAKDKQDSIMKSMSARVTVNLKLEQDAVEGVDESEWEQ, via the exons ATGGCTTGGCGTTTTAAAgcttctaaatataaaaatgcagCACCAATAGTGCCCAAACCAGAAGCATGTGTAAGGGATGTATGTGTTGGTTCTTACCAGACTTATGGAAACAACATATGTGCCTCTGCATCTTTTATGGCTTTCAATTGGGAGCATGTAGGGTCGAGTATGGCAGTGTTGCCTTTAGATGATTGTGGGAGAAAGAGCAAGACAATGCCTCTGCTTCATGCTCATTCAGATACCATAACTGATATGGATTTTTCGCCCTTCCATGATGGAATACTTTTAACTGGCTCTCAGGATTCTCTG gTAAAAGTCTGGCACATACCTCCAGAAGGCCTGAAAGAATCCATCTCGACACCTGAATGCTCACTGTCTCAAAAGCAACGGAGAGTAGAGAATGTAGGTTTCCACCCTGTCGCTGATGGACTAATTCATGTTGCATCAGGTCATGAACTAGCACTGTGGGACTTGACTAAACAAAAGGAAGCTTTtg TTAACCGAGACCATACAGAAGTAATTCAATCTACTTCGTGGAAGAAAGACGGCAAATTGGTCGCCACATCGTGCAAAGACAAAAAAGTGCGAATCCTGGATCCTCGCGTAGAGAGTCCAGTTCTGAGCGTCGCAAACAGTCATCAGAACATTAAAGACAGCCGCCTCGTTTGGCTCGGCGATAGCGATCGAGTGCTAACTACCG GCTTCGACTCGGCTCGTTTACGTCAAATCATGATTCGCGACGTTCGTAATCTAACGCAAGCGCAGAAGACGCTGGAGCTGGATTGTTCGACGGGAGTGCTGATGCCGCTGTTCGACCCCGACACGAACATGTTATTCCTCGCCGGCAAGGGCGACACCACCATTTTGTACATGGAGTTGACGGACAAGGAGCCGTACTTGATCGAAGGCTTGCGGCATTCGG GTGAACAGACGAAAGGGGCGTGTCTGGTGCCCAAGCGCGCGCTGCGTGTTATGGAGGGCGAGGTGAACCGAATTATGCAGCTCACGGGCTCCTGCGTCGTGCCCATCATGTACCAAGTGCCCAGAAAG AGCTACCGGGAGTACCACGCCGACCTGTACCCTGATACCGGCGGCGCCGCCACCTTCCTCAGCGCACCCATGTGGCTCGACGGGCTGGACCATTCCGTGCCCACTATATCCTTGCATCCGGAAGCCAACAACCTTACGCAG GTACACCGCGGTGATTTGGAAGAGTTAGTAAGAAAAATACTAGCGATGCCGATTCAAAAGAaaagtgataaaaaaatagtgaCGCAAACACACGCTGACGCGAAACCGCCGGAGCCACCGATCGCGACGCCCGACAAAGAAGACGACAGAATAGATTTCGTAAACGTCAAAGACATGATCAAAGGCATGGAGAAGCAAAAGACCGAGCCGAAAGAACACTCGAAAGAAAACGGATTCCTTAAGAAGATGGGTAACGGGCACGAGGAAAAAGAAGATTCGAAAAGAGAAAGCTTAGACAAGACGGATTCGGAATCGAGCGAAACTCTTTCGCGGAGCGAGAGCTCGATGAATGGGATACAAGCCCCGAAACCTTTGCCGAGGTCTTCCATATCGGAGGCCGGCTCGGCCGCTGACGACAGTGAAGCGCCCAAACCGAAACCCAGGACTACGGCTGCGCCCGTGTCTGGCTATAAG CCCCGCCTCGGCCCGAAACCTTTTTCGGCCTCGACGGGAATCGAAGAGTTTTCCTTCGACAGAGTATTCTCCGTGCCGGCCGTTCCCGGAGTCAATAAGAGCGATTCCT CCACTTCGCCGGGGTCGGCTCCGACTTCGAGCTCTCCGGCGACGGCGACTCCCGTCTCCCGGGAGGGCGACAGAGAGAAGTCTCTCTCTCCCGCCGGTGACGCGGAAGTCGCGCCCAAAG AGGAATACACAAACGGAAAATCCGACGTGAGCGTCGAAGAAGACGTCGACGGCTCGGACGGCGGACCCGGACCCAAGACGCCGACCACCGCCGACCGGCGCCGTCTCTTCGAGACCACAGA CGGAGTGAAGTCGATCGCGGATCGGCGTCGAGCCTACGAAGTCCGCTCCCTGAGCTCCGCGCCCGATGCGGAAGCGCCTCTCTCGCCCGCCCCGCTCAG GCGAAGGGACTCCTTGAAGTCTCGCAAGAGTCCAGATCGAGAGGAGAAACGTTCGTCCGTCCCGAACGTCGCCACCAAACGCACTTCGACCGTTTTCG GTAAAGTGTCCAAGTTCCGTCACCTGAAGGGCACGCCGGGGCACAAGTCGACCCACGTCGAGAACATCAAGAATGTCAGCCGACAGATCTCCGGGGAGTGCGACGGATTCTGCG CGAACGCCGTCCGCTGCGCCGTCCCCGTGAGCGCCGGCGCCGGTGGCGGCCGGGTGGCCGTCGTGGAGCTGCCGACCGGCGCCACTCCGTTCGCCGTGGCGCCGCCCTCGCACCCCGCCGGTCTGCACCCGCCCGCCCTGCTGCACCCGGCGGCCCTGCAGGACTTCGCCTTCGACCCCTTCCGGCCGGAGCGCCTCCTCGTCGCCTGCGACGACGGCGCGATCCGCGAGTGGATCGTACCCGACGGCGGCCTGACCGCCTCGACGAGCGAGCCCGAGCGGACGTTCGCCGCGCACGCGGATAAGATCTACGCGATCCGCTTCCACCCGACCGCCTCGGACCTGCTGGCCACCGCCGCGCACGACCACTCCGTGAAGATCTGGGACCTCGCCGCCGACCCGCCGACGGCGGCCATCACGCTCGCCGGCCACGCCGACCAGATCTTCGCGCTCGACTGGTCCCTATACGGCGAGTACCTCGCGACCGTCTGCCGGGACGGCTACGTCAGG ATTTACGAGCCGCGGGCGTCGAGCGAGCCGCTGCGCAAGGGCCGGAGCGCTGCGGGCGGCCGAGGGGCGCGGCTCGTGTGGGCGCTGCGGGACACGCACCTCGTGGTCACGGGCTTCGACAA GGTGTCGGAGCGCCAGATCCTGCTGTACCAGGCCGCCGACCTGTCGGCGCCCGTCTGCACGGTCGGCCTGGACGTCTCGCCGGCGATTCTGCTGACGCACATCGACCACGACTCCGGCACTCTGTTCCTGACCGGCCGGGTGAGACTTCCGCTCGCGACCCTCGACCTCCCCCCCGACGTCCCGCTCATCTTCCCGACTCGTTCGCAGGGCGACTCGACCATATATTGCTACGAGGTGACTCCGGAGCCGCCCTTCCTGTGCGCTCTGTCGCACCATCGCTCCGCGTCCCTGCATCAAGGAATCTGTTTCTTGCCGAAGAACGCGCTGGCCGTCGAAAAG GTGGAGTTCGCCAGAGCGCTTCGCCTGACGAACGGAAACGTCGAACCGTTGTCCTTCACGGTGCCGAGGATCAAG AGCGAACTGTTCCAAGACGACCTGTTTCCCCCGACGCTCGTCACGTGGCGGAGCTGGCAGACGGGGCGCCGGTGGCTCGAGAGGCGACCAGCGACCCCCGAGGTCGCCAGCCTGCAGCCGCCGGGCATGGAGCCGCTGTCGGCCCGCACGGTCCCGGCGGCCGCGCCCAAGGGGAGGCCGAAGCCGGACCTCGTCGAGGCGCACGTCCCGCTCGACGCCAAGGACAAGCAGGACAGC ATAATGAAATCGATGAGCGCCAGAGTGACCGTGAACCTGAAGCTGGAGCAGGACGCCGTGGAGGGCGTCGACGAGTCGGAGTGGGAGCAGTGA